Part of the Pseudomonas chlororaphis genome, TGAGCCCAGAGCGTCGCGGCCAGGAACGCATCTATTCGCCGCGGGACAAGGTCAGCCTGAAGCTGATCCTGCGGGGCAAGCGCATCGGCTTCTCCCTGGCCGAGTGCCGCGAGCTGATCGAGCTCTACGACCCCACCAGCGGCAACCGGAAACAACTGCACAGCATGCTGGCGAAAATCGCCGAGCGCCGGGAGCAGCTCGAACAGCAATTGCTGGACATCGAACAGATGAAACTGGAACTCGACACTGCCGAAGAACGCTGC contains:
- a CDS encoding MerR family transcriptional regulator, translated to MSSQTYSISDLARELDITTRAIRFYEEQGLLSPERRGQERIYSPRDKVSLKLILRGKRIGFSLAECRELIELYDPTSGNRKQLHSMLAKIAERREQLEQQLLDIEQMKLELDTAEERCIQALEQTIEGEKIVQ